The Stackebrandtia nassauensis DSM 44728 genome includes the window GTGCCGAGTAGGGCAGCTGCACCAGTTCGCACAGCGACTTGGCGGCTTCCAGACCACCGGCCGGACGGATGCTGAGCATGCCGCCGAATCCGGAGTGCCGGACGTCGCCGGTGCCGCCGGAGCCGGTGAACAGGGCGCGGGCGATCTCGTGGTCGGGGTGGGATTCCAGGCCCGGGTAGTTGACGACGTCGACCTTGGGGTGCGCCTCCAGGGCGGAGGCCAGCGCGAGCGCGTTGGCGTTTTGGGCCTTGACCCGCAGCGCGAGCGTCTTGAGTCCGCGCGCCAGCAGGAAACCCGCGTGGGCGTCGAGGCTGCCGCCGTAGTGGTTGAGGGTCTTGCGGACGGCGTTGACGCGGTCGGCCGAGCCCATGACGGCCCCGGCGACCAGGTCGGAGTGCCCGTTGAGGTACTTGGTGGCACTGTGGATGCTCAGGTCGAACCCGGCCTTGATGGGCTGGAAGTTGACCGGGGTGGCGAAGGTGTTGTCGATGATGGACACGAGGCCGTGCTCGGTGGTGAAGTCGGCCACCTCGCCCAGCCGTCCGACCCGCATCAGCGGGTTGGTGATGGACTCGACGTAGAAGGCCTTCGTGTTGGGCTGTTTCGCGGGTTCCCAGGTGTCGGGGCGGTGCGGGTCGACGAAGGTGTAGCTCCAGCCGTTGTCGGCGGCGTGGTGGGTGATGAAGTCGTGGGTGCCGCCGTAGAGGGTGTCGCCGATCAGCAGGTGGTCACCGGCGCGCAGGACGCTGTGCAGGGCCGCGGTGATGGCGGCCATGCCGGAGGCGGTGGCCAGCGCCGCCTCGGATCCCTCCAGTATGGCCAGTTTGTCGTGCAGGTAGACCTGGGACGGGGTGGAGTTCAGCCGCAGGTACTTGATGTCGTGGTAGTCCGTGCCTTCGTCCACTGAGTACACAGTGCCCTGGTAGATCGGGAACACCACCGATCCCTCCGGGCCGGGGCGGCGCTCGCCCGCGTGCACGGCGGTGGTCTCGATCTGGAATTCGTCGTGGTGTGACATGCGAACCTCCGAGGAGTCGGCTGGGCACGGACTACCCCGAATGCTGCCATGCGCCCGATCAGCGGGAGTAGAACTCCACGACGAGCTGTTCGTCACAGACCACCGGCACCTGGGCGCGCGGCGGTTCGGCGATCAGCCGGGCCTTGAGTTCGGGCAGTTTGGCCTCCAGGTAGCCCGGCAGCGGTCCGGATCCGGCCCAGGCTCCGGCGGCGGCCAGCTGGAACGGGGTCTTGTCGCGGCTGCCGGGGGCGACCTGGACGACGTCACCGGGCTTGAGCCGGTAGGAGGGTTTGTCGACGCGGCGGCCGTTGACCAGGAAGTGACGGTGCACCACCTGCTGCCGGGACTGGTAGATGGTGCGGGCGAAACCGGCGCGCAGCACGAAGGCGTCCAGACGGCGTTCCAGCAGCGAGACCAGGTTGTCGCCGGTCTTGCCGTCGCGGCGCACCGCCTCGGCGAAGGCGCGCTTCATCTGGGCCTCGCGGATGTTGTACTGCTCCCGCAGCCGCTGCTTCTCCAGCAGCCGTCGGCTGTAGTCGGATTCGGAACGGCGCCGACGGCCGTGCTGGCCGGGCGGGAACGGGCGGCGCTCGAAGTACTTGACGCATTTGGGGGTGAGCGCGATTCCCAGTGCCCGGGATCGTTTGGCTTTGGGTCGGGGCCGGTTCACTAATCCTCCTGTAGTTTGTTTAGGGTGACCTTAGTAAGCGTAGCCTAACCTAAGGAGTCGGGTCATGTTCGTCGCCCCCGCCGAGCTCGCGCGCACCCTGACCGCCGGGCATCAGCCCGCGACCGTCCAGGTCGCCTGGAACGAGACCATGTGGACGGTCAACGCCTCCGCCGATTCCGAGGGCACACCGTTGTTGCTGCTGCCCGACGCGGACGGCCTGACCGCCGCGCTGCGCGACAGCCGCGGCATGGACACCGCCGTGGCGATGCGCTTCGACGACGAACCACCGCTGCCGTGCGCGCCGTGGCTGGGCAGCGCCTGGGTCGCGGGCTGGGCCGAGCCGGTGCCCGAGTCCGGACAGCGGCAGGCCGCGCTGGCGTTCTCGGAGGTCAACCCGGTGCCGGAACTGCTCGACGTGGGGCAGGGACACACGATGTGGCGGGTGAACGTCGCCGAGGTGCGACTGCAGTGCGGCGACGAGCTGACCGACATCCCGGCCGCCGACTACGCCGCCGCCGAACCGGACCCGTTCTACCCGCTGGAGGTGGAACTGCTGCTGGACCTGTACGACCACCACCCGGAGGTGCTGCACGCCCTCACCCACCGCATCGAGCACCAGCTGCCCAGCGTGCGACGGGTGGCGCCGCTGCGGATGAACCGGCACGGCATCGTCGTCGACGTCCACTGCGCCGAGTCCGTCGACCCGCGCCGGTTCCTGATCCGGCACCGCCAGGGCGTCACCTGCGTCGACCAGGTGCTGGCCAGCCTGTGCCGCTGCGACTGCGCGGCCGCCGCGAACTGAGCCGGAGGCAGGGGCTGAACCTCAGCCCTGCCGCTGCCGTTCGATCCGCACCGCCTCGGCCTCGGCCGCCGAGGCGTCGGCCTTGTCCTTGAGCGCCTTGACCTTCGTGGCGTACTCGTCGACATAGTCCTGACCGGACAGTTCCATGAGGGCGTACATGATCTCGTCGGTGATGGCGCGCTCCACGGCGCGCTCCCCGGCCAGCCCCGCGTAGCGGGAGAAATCGATGGGTTCACCGATCTTGATGCGCACCCGGCCGATCTTGGGCAGCCGCTTGCCGATCGGCTGCAACTCGCCGGTGTTGATCATCGCCACCGGGATCACCGGCGCACCCGACTGCATCACCATCCGGCCCACGCCGGTCTTGCCCTTGTACAGCTTGCCGTCCGGAGACCTGGTGCCCTCGGGGTAGATGCCGAACAACTCCCCCTCGCGCAACACCCGCAACCCGGTGTCCAGGGCCGCCTGCGCCGCCGAGCCGCCGGTGCGGTCCAGCGGGATGCAGCCCACGCCGGAGAAGAAGAACCGGGAGAACCAGCCCTTGAAGCCCTTGCCGGTGAAGTAGTCCGACTTGGCCACGAAAATGATCTTGCGCCGCACCACGAGCGGGAGAAAGATGGAATCCGAGAACGACACGTGGTTGCTGGCGATGATCGCGGCACCCTCCTTGGGAATGTTGGCGCCGCCTTCGACCTTGGGCCGATAGATCAGCCACAGCCACGGACCGACAACGACCCATTTCAGTACCGAATACAGCACGCTCGGCTCCTCATTCCAGTAGTACCTAGAGATTACTCAAGTCCGGCCCGCCCGCGCAGGCCCGAGGTACCGTGCACACCAGCGACTGTGCCCGCGTGCGAAGATTCTCATCAGACGAAGAAAGGTGCGCCGCGTGACCGTACTCGACGGGGCCGAGGCGATCCACCTCGACGCAGGCCCCGAGACCCCAGCATCCATTGTGGCGTGTCATGGTTTCTCCGGCACCCCCGCCTCCGTCCGGCCCTGGGCGGAACACATGCACAAATGCGGATACACCGTGACCGCCCCCCGGTTGCCCGGGCACGGCACCCGGTGGCAGGACATGGCCGCCACCCGCTGGCCCGACTGGTACGGCGCCCTGGAACGCGCCTTCGACGACGCGCTCGCCCGCGACAAGCCGGTGTTCGTCCTGGGCCACTCCATGGGCGGGACGCTGGCGCTGCGGCTGGCGCAGCAGCGCGGCGCCGAGATGGCCGGGCTGGTGCTGTGCAACCCCTCGCTGTTCGACAAACGCTGGATGGTGCGGTTCGGGGTGCCGGTCGTCAAGCACTTCATCCGCTCGGTGCCCGGCATCGGCAGCGACATCGCCAAACCCGACACCTTCGAGACCAGCTACCCCCGGGTCCCGCTGGCCGCCGTCCACTCGCTGTCGCAGCTGTGGCGGATCGTGTCCGCCGACCTGGCCAAGGTCACCCTGCCGATCCGGGTCTTCCACAGCGCCATCGACCACGTCGTCGAACCCCGCAACACCCAGCTGTTGCTGGCGGGCATCCGCAGCACCGACGCCCGCGACCACATCCTGCCCCGCAGCTACCACGTGGCCACTTTGGACTACGACGCTCCCCAGCTGTGTGAGGGCACCGCCGCCTTCGTCGCCGAAAGGCTCAAGTCTCTACAGGAGACCTCATGACGAGACACTCCGACGACGACCCCGACCGAGACCGGGCCGGAGGCGCCGAGGAACCCGGCGAAGGAGCCGACCGGCTGGACCCCAGCGAGGTCGACGAGCGCTTCGCCGAACTCATCGCCGACCTGAAGGACGACACCCCCGGCTGGCCCGAGGACGAACCCAAGTCCGACGAACCCGCCCGCCGGGCCCACCCCTCCTCCGGTGACGACGACGAGCCGTCGCTGCTGGAACTGTGGGACACCGAGCTCGAGGACGATGACGACGACGAGGAGGAGGACACCTACCGTCCGCCGCCGCCACCGCCGTTGCCGGTCCCCTCGCTCCCGGCGATCCTGGGCGTGCTGCTGATCATCGGCGGGCTGGTGCTGATCGTGCAGCCGAGCCTGCTGGACGTCGGCGAGGGCCTGGGCCGCACGACGGGCATCGCCGCGTTCGGCGGCGGCGTCCTGATGCTGATCTGGCGGCTGCGTCCCGAACCCGAGGACGGCGAGGACGACGACCCCGGCAACGGCGCGGTGGTGTGACACCGCGATCCGCCTGGGTCACCGCGACCGTGGTGTCCGGTTCGAGGTTCGCCAATTCCCCGTCGCTGTGACGCGCGTGAATTAGATTCCACTCCACGGGGGTGGCGGACATGCAGGTCGCGACGGTGATGCCGCAACGGGTGCAGACATGGTGGGACGGGTTTTTGGCCAAGCGCGGCCGTCCGTTGACCACCGGCGACATCACGGTCGTCAAACCGCCGGAACTCAAGCGCGCCACCGCCGCCGCGTCGGTCGGAAACTGCATGGAGTGGTACGACTTCGGGGTCTTCAGCTACCTGACCGCGACGATCGGCGCCGTGTTCTACCCGTCCGGCAACCCGGTGGCCCAGCTGTTGGCCTCGTTCGCGACCTTCTCGGTGGCGTTTTTGGTGCGACCGCTGGGCGGCCTGTTCTTCGGCCCGCTGGGCGACCGTATCGGACGCACGAAGGTACTGGCGGCCACGATGGTCCTGATGGCCGTGGGCACCTTCGCCATCGGCTTCATCCCCTCCTACGCGAGCATCGGCATCGCGGCGCCGATCCTCCTGCTGCTGGCCCGGATGCTCCAGGGTTTCTCCACCGGCGGCGAATACGGCGGCGCCAGCACCTTCACCGCCGAGTACGCGCCCGACCGGCGGCGCGGCTACTTCTGCAGCTTCCTGGACTTCGGCACCTTCATCGGCTACGCGATCGGCTCGGGCGTCGTCACGCTCATGACCCTGGCGCTGTCGGAGACGGCGATGCTCAGCTGGGGCTGGCGGATCCCGTTCCTGGTGGCCGGACCACTGGGGCTGATCGGCCTGTACATCCGGCTGAAACTGGAGGACACCCCCGCGTACCAGCAGCAGGAGGAGGCCGTCGAGGCCGCCGAACCGCCGGTGGCGCATCCGATCCGCACCACGGTGCGCGACCACTGGCGGCCGCTTCTGGTGTGCATGGGACTAGTGCTGCTGTACAACGTCACCAACTACATGGTCACCGCGTACCTGCCGACCTATCTGACCCAGGAACTGGGACAGCGGGCGCACATCGCCGACATGTTCATCCTCGCGGCGATGGTGCTGGTCGTCGTGACCATCACCTTCATCGGACGCGCCAGCGATCGCTACGGCCGCAAGGTGACCTTCAACATCGGCGCGGTGGGGCTCGTCGTGCTGGCCCTCCCGTGCTTCTGGATGATGCGCGCCGGTGGCGTCGTGCTGCCACTGGCGGGGGTACTGGTGCTGGCGCTGCTGCTGGCGTTCTTCGCCGGAACCTCGGCCGCGACGCTGCCCGCGCTGTTCCCGACCCGGATCCGCTACACCGCCATGGCGGTGGGCTTCAACATCTCGGTCGCGGCCTTCGGCGGCACCACCCCGCTGGTCACCGAGGCGCTGGTGGCCTGGTCGGGCGACCTCATGGTTCCGGCGTACTACCTGATGGCGGCCGGGGCGATCGGGCTGATCGCGATCGCGTACCTGCCCGAGACGGCGGGCCTGCCGTTGGCAGGGGCACAGCCGCAGGTGGTCAGCTCCGGCGAGGCCCGGGAGCTGGTCATGGTGACCCGGGAGTACTTCACCCGGCTGCTGCCGCCCCGCCGCAAACTGGCGTAGCGGCGAGGGCCGCGCGGCTGTCACCGCGCGGCCCGGTCGGATGGGCTAGGACGCCTTCGCCAGTTCGGCTCGCGGCGTGGCCTGCGGGACGACGGCGGGCCGCCTCACCGAGGTGAGCTGTCCGGCGACGGTGGCGCCGAAGGCGACGACCATGCCCAGCAGTTGCAGCGGGGTCAGCGCCTCGCCCAGGACGATCCAGCCGACGGTCGCGGCGGTCAGCGGCGACAGCAGACCCAGGAAGCTCAACGGCGCCACCGACAGTCGCGAGATGCCCCGGAACCACAGCCAGTAGCCCAGCGCGGTGTTGACCAGGCCGAGGTAGACGTATCCGGCGACGTTGGTCAGGCTCAGCGCCGGAATGCCGCCCTCGATGATCAACGCGAACGGCAGCAGGAACAGGCCACCGGCCGTCAGCTGCCAGCCCGCCAGCGCCGCCGAACCGGCACCGGTCGGGGCGCCCCAGCGTTTGGTGAGGGTGGTCGCCACGGCCATGGACGTGGCGGCGGCCAGTCCGGCGATCATGCCCAGCGCGTCGAGTTTCGCGGCGGCGTTGAGCATGACCATCGCGACTCCGGCGACCCCGGCGATGCCCAGCAGCCAGGTCCGCAGCCGCACCTTCTGGTTGAGGATCAGGATCGTCATGCCCGCGGTCACCAGTGGACCGATGGCCGAGACCACGGCGGCGACGCCGCCGGGCAGCCGGTAGGCGGCGATGAACAGCAACGCGAAGAAGGCCGCGATGTTCAGGGCCCCGATGACGCTGGCCTTCCACCACCACGAGCCCTGGGGAAGCTTGCGGGCCAACACGACCAACAGCAGCCCGGCGGGCAGGGCGCGCAACAGCGCGGTCAGCAGCGGACGGCCGGGCGGCAGCAGTTCGGTCGTGACGATGTAGGTGGTGCCCCACATGACGGGAGCCAGGGCGGTGATGGCGATATCGCGCAGTTCGCGGTTCATGGCCGATCCTTTAGCTTTGGGGTGATTTACTTATATGCAAGTAGCTTAGTTGCAAGCTAATTAATGTCAAGCTACTATGCTGTGGTCTCAGTAACACCCAAAGGAGCTGACCGGTAATGGAGCCAGCACAATCACCGGCCGACGCGGTGGACGCGATCGTCGGGCAGTGGCGGCGGGAACGACCCGATCTCGACCTGGACTCGATGGCGATCTTCGGACGCATCCACCGGGTCTCGGAACTGTCCCGACGCCGCTTGAAGAGCGTGTTCGCGCCCTTCGGCATCGGTCTGAGCGAGTTCGACGTCGTGGCGACCCTGCGCCGCTCCGGAGAGCCGTTCGAGTTGAGCCCCAAGGAACTCAGCCGCACCCTGATGCTCACCTCCGGCGGCCTCACCGGACGACTGGACAAGCTGGAGCGAGCCGGGCTGATCGAACGCAGGCCCGACCCCAGCGACCGCCGGGGCCTGCGCATCCGGCTCACCGAGGCGGGCTGGCGGGCCGCCGACGAGGCGGTCACCGCCGAGATCGACGAACTGGCGCGGGTGCTCAGCAGCGCGCTGTCACCGGCCGAGGCGCGGACCCTCGGCGAACTGCTGCGAAAACTGCACGGCCCCTACGCCGGAGATTCGCTCGACTGACGGCGCGGCAGCGCTCGCCGCCCGGCACGGCGCGAGTGCTGCCGCGGCCGGGTCCGGCTGGGCCGACACGCCGTTGCGACCCGGGCGTAGGCTGACCGGCAACCCGTCGCCAGGAGGTCCAGCATGGCTGTCCGTCTCGTCAAAGGTGACAAGGTCGCCGACTTCGCGCTCCCCGATCAGACCGGCACCACCCGCAAACTCAGCGAGTTCCTCGCCGAGGGACCGGTCGTGCTGTTCTTCTACCCCGCCGCCATGACCCGCGGCTGCACCATGGAGAGCTGCCACTTCCGCGACCTCGCCACCGAGTTCGCCGAGGTCGGCGCCCAGCGGGTGGGCATCAGCCGCGACCCCGTGGACAAACAGCGCAAGTTCGCCGAGATGAACGACTTCGACTACCCGCTGCTGTCCGACCGCGAGGGCGCGATCGCCGAACAGTTCGGCATCAAGCGGTCGATTCCGCTGGGGCCGTTGAGCATCAAGCGCAAGACCTTCGTCATCGACGTGGACCACACCATCATGGACGTGTTCCACAGCGAGATCAACATGAACGGCCACGCCGACCAGGCGCTGGAGGTGCTCAGGCGGCGGGCGGGCTAGCCGACGGCGGCCTGCTTGTTCTCCAGCCAGTCCAGGATGGCGTCCAGCGGGGCCTGCCAGCCCGGGTCGTTCATGAAGTCGTGGCCGACGCCGGGGAACAGCAGCGGCGTCCCGCCGTAGGCGCGGGCCGCGGTCTCCAGGCTCTTGGCCGAGGTCTTGCGGTCGTCGGGGCTCCCGGCGACCAGGACCCGGGGCGAACCGACCGGGTCACCCGGGGCGGCCTTGACACCCTTGGGCGCCAACAGGACCGCCGCGGCGGCCGGGTAGCGGGCCAGCGCGTGCGCGACCAGTGCCGCGCCCTTGTCGTGCCCGATGAGGATGGCCTGCCGGGGCAGCTGTGCGGCGGTCTGCACCAGGTCGTGCACCATGGCCTGCCGTCCACCGGCCTCCTTGGGGGTGGAGCCCTGGCCCCGGACGCTGACGGCGTAGGCGCCGTGACCGCGCGAGGCGATGTGCGGCAGCCAGTGCTCGGTGAACGCCGCCGCGCCCCTGGCGTCGCCGGTGACGCACAGGACCGGCGCGGCCTGCTCCTCGGCCTCGGACAGCACCTGCGCCAGCTCGCGTTTGACCGGCGTCACCGGCAGCGCGCGATAACGCTGTCGCCACAGTTCCATGCTCATCGGGCACCGTCCGATTCCTTGTCAAGGGTCTCAATGATGCGAGCCACCGAGTCGAGGTAACGGTCGTGCGAGACCTCGAGCCGGTGCCGGTCGGAGTCGTTCATCTCCGCGTCCACGTAACGGTTTCCGGCCTCGGTGACGACCTGGCCGCGAAAGGCCTTGGCCCGTTCCGGGTCGGACACCCGCACGTGCAGCCACTTCGCGATGGCCACCGTCTGCCAGTGCACCAGCGGGAAGATGCCGACGTCGGCCTGCAACAGCCCCGCCACGAACAGCGTCTCCGACGCGGGCGAGAACATCTGCGCGAACAGTCGCGGGAAGCCGCCGGTCTCGCGTCCGGCGCCCAGCAGTTCGTCGTCGCAGAAGTCGTAGCGGGGACGGTAGCCGGTGGCCATGACGACGAGGTCGGGCTCGATGGTGGACTCGTCGGTGAACACCACCTTGCGACCGTCGAAGCGCGCGATGTCGGGTTTGGGCTCCAGGGCCCCGTGTCCGATGTGGTGCAGGATGTGGCTGTTGACGATGGGGTGCGACTGTCCGAAACGGTGGTCGGGGGCGGGCAGTCCGAACCGGACCGGGTCGCCGCCGATCTTCTTGATCGCGTACTCGGTCACCTTGCGCCGCAAGCCTTTGGGCAGCCACGACAGGCGCTGCGCGGTCTTGTCGGCGGGCAGTCCGAGCATGTACTTGGGCGTGTACCAGTAGCCGCGCCGGGTGGACTGCCAGGTCCGTTTGGCGGTGATCGCCGATTCGCCGGCGATGTCGCAGCCGGAGTTCCCGGCGCCGACGATCAGCACCTTCTTGCCGCGCAGCTGCGACGAGTCCTGGTAGGACACCGAGTGGATGATCTCGCCGCGATAGGCCTGCTGGCCGGGGTACTCCGGCAGGAACGGGTCCCAGTTGTGCCCGTTGGCGATGACGACGGCGGCGTAGCGCAGTCTGCGGGCGGCGCTGCCGGACATCGGTTTGACGACGACGTCGAAGCGGCCGCGTTCGGCGTTCTCGATGCGCTCGATCTCGCTGCCAAACCAGATGTGCTCGCGCAGTCCGAAGTGGTCGGCGTAGCTCTCCAGGTAGGACAGCACCTTGCTGTGGTGTGGATAGTCCGGCCAGTCGTCGGGCATCGGGAAGTCGGGGAACTCGGTCTGGGTCCGCGACGAGACCAAGTGGGTGTTGGCGTAGGTGGGGCTGCGGCGCTTCTTGATGTTCCAGGAGCCGCCGATCTCGGTCTCCTGCTCGTAACAGTCCACATTGAAGCCGTGTTCGCGCAGGTTCTTGACCGCCACCAGGCCCGCCATCCCGGCACCGATGACACACACCGCGTCCCCGCGATCGTATGCGGCGTCCACGCCGTACTCCGACATCGCAACACCTTCCACAACAACCGCGACAACTCGACGCGCCGCAGCGTACCGGTTTCCGTCGATGAACACCAGACCGCGTATGGCGTTTGTATGAACCCGCTACGCCGGACGTGGTAGACCGGGGCACTCCCCCAGGTGCACGCGGGATGATCACCCGCCGCATACGGTGGACGCATGCGACGCGACGACATCGACAGGAAAGGCCCCAAATGGTGGCCGTGGTGGCTGCTGCGGTTCCCGTGGAT containing:
- a CDS encoding DUF308 domain-containing protein, which codes for MTRHSDDDPDRDRAGGAEEPGEGADRLDPSEVDERFAELIADLKDDTPGWPEDEPKSDEPARRAHPSSGDDDEPSLLELWDTELEDDDDDEEEDTYRPPPPPPLPVPSLPAILGVLLIIGGLVLIVQPSLLDVGEGLGRTTGIAAFGGGVLMLIWRLRPEPEDGEDDDPGNGAVV
- a CDS encoding MarR family winged helix-turn-helix transcriptional regulator — translated: MEPAQSPADAVDAIVGQWRRERPDLDLDSMAIFGRIHRVSELSRRRLKSVFAPFGIGLSEFDVVATLRRSGEPFELSPKELSRTLMLTSGGLTGRLDKLERAGLIERRPDPSDRRGLRIRLTEAGWRAADEAVTAEIDELARVLSSALSPAEARTLGELLRKLHGPYAGDSLD
- a CDS encoding alpha/beta hydrolase, whose protein sequence is MSMELWRQRYRALPVTPVKRELAQVLSEAEEQAAPVLCVTGDARGAAAFTEHWLPHIASRGHGAYAVSVRGQGSTPKEAGGRQAMVHDLVQTAAQLPRQAILIGHDKGAALVAHALARYPAAAAVLLAPKGVKAAPGDPVGSPRVLVAGSPDDRKTSAKSLETAARAYGGTPLLFPGVGHDFMNDPGWQAPLDAILDWLENKQAAVG
- a CDS encoding flavin-containing monooxygenase is translated as MSEYGVDAAYDRGDAVCVIGAGMAGLVAVKNLREHGFNVDCYEQETEIGGSWNIKKRRSPTYANTHLVSSRTQTEFPDFPMPDDWPDYPHHSKVLSYLESYADHFGLREHIWFGSEIERIENAERGRFDVVVKPMSGSAARRLRYAAVVIANGHNWDPFLPEYPGQQAYRGEIIHSVSYQDSSQLRGKKVLIVGAGNSGCDIAGESAITAKRTWQSTRRGYWYTPKYMLGLPADKTAQRLSWLPKGLRRKVTEYAIKKIGGDPVRFGLPAPDHRFGQSHPIVNSHILHHIGHGALEPKPDIARFDGRKVVFTDESTIEPDLVVMATGYRPRYDFCDDELLGAGRETGGFPRLFAQMFSPASETLFVAGLLQADVGIFPLVHWQTVAIAKWLHVRVSDPERAKAFRGQVVTEAGNRYVDAEMNDSDRHRLEVSHDRYLDSVARIIETLDKESDGAR
- the rpsD gene encoding 30S ribosomal protein S4 — encoded protein: MNRPRPKAKRSRALGIALTPKCVKYFERRPFPPGQHGRRRRSESDYSRRLLEKQRLREQYNIREAQMKRAFAEAVRRDGKTGDNLVSLLERRLDAFVLRAGFARTIYQSRQQVVHRHFLVNGRRVDKPSYRLKPGDVVQVAPGSRDKTPFQLAAAGAWAGSGPLPGYLEAKLPELKARLIAEPPRAQVPVVCDEQLVVEFYSR
- a CDS encoding trans-sulfuration enzyme family protein; its protein translation is MSHHDEFQIETTAVHAGERRPGPEGSVVFPIYQGTVYSVDEGTDYHDIKYLRLNSTPSQVYLHDKLAILEGSEAALATASGMAAITAALHSVLRAGDHLLIGDTLYGGTHDFITHHAADNGWSYTFVDPHRPDTWEPAKQPNTKAFYVESITNPLMRVGRLGEVADFTTEHGLVSIIDNTFATPVNFQPIKAGFDLSIHSATKYLNGHSDLVAGAVMGSADRVNAVRKTLNHYGGSLDAHAGFLLARGLKTLALRVKAQNANALALASALEAHPKVDVVNYPGLESHPDHEIARALFTGSGGTGDVRHSGFGGMLSIRPAGGLEAAKSLCELVQLPYSAPSLGGVESLITRPAVTSHGGMTAEARAAVGVTDDLVRISCGIEAVDDLVIDFMRALDKL
- a CDS encoding alpha/beta hydrolase, encoding MTVLDGAEAIHLDAGPETPASIVACHGFSGTPASVRPWAEHMHKCGYTVTAPRLPGHGTRWQDMAATRWPDWYGALERAFDDALARDKPVFVLGHSMGGTLALRLAQQRGAEMAGLVLCNPSLFDKRWMVRFGVPVVKHFIRSVPGIGSDIAKPDTFETSYPRVPLAAVHSLSQLWRIVSADLAKVTLPIRVFHSAIDHVVEPRNTQLLLAGIRSTDARDHILPRSYHVATLDYDAPQLCEGTAAFVAERLKSLQETS
- a CDS encoding peroxiredoxin → MAVRLVKGDKVADFALPDQTGTTRKLSEFLAEGPVVLFFYPAAMTRGCTMESCHFRDLATEFAEVGAQRVGISRDPVDKQRKFAEMNDFDYPLLSDREGAIAEQFGIKRSIPLGPLSIKRKTFVIDVDHTIMDVFHSEINMNGHADQALEVLRRRAG
- a CDS encoding EamA family transporter; its protein translation is MNRELRDIAITALAPVMWGTTYIVTTELLPPGRPLLTALLRALPAGLLLVVLARKLPQGSWWWKASVIGALNIAAFFALLFIAAYRLPGGVAAVVSAIGPLVTAGMTILILNQKVRLRTWLLGIAGVAGVAMVMLNAAAKLDALGMIAGLAAATSMAVATTLTKRWGAPTGAGSAALAGWQLTAGGLFLLPFALIIEGGIPALSLTNVAGYVYLGLVNTALGYWLWFRGISRLSVAPLSFLGLLSPLTAATVGWIVLGEALTPLQLLGMVVAFGATVAGQLTSVRRPAVVPQATPRAELAKAS
- a CDS encoding lysophospholipid acyltransferase family protein, with protein sequence MLYSVLKWVVVGPWLWLIYRPKVEGGANIPKEGAAIIASNHVSFSDSIFLPLVVRRKIIFVAKSDYFTGKGFKGWFSRFFFSGVGCIPLDRTGGSAAQAALDTGLRVLREGELFGIYPEGTRSPDGKLYKGKTGVGRMVMQSGAPVIPVAMINTGELQPIGKRLPKIGRVRIKIGEPIDFSRYAGLAGERAVERAITDEIMYALMELSGQDYVDEYATKVKALKDKADASAAEAEAVRIERQRQG
- a CDS encoding MFS transporter encodes the protein MQVATVMPQRVQTWWDGFLAKRGRPLTTGDITVVKPPELKRATAAASVGNCMEWYDFGVFSYLTATIGAVFYPSGNPVAQLLASFATFSVAFLVRPLGGLFFGPLGDRIGRTKVLAATMVLMAVGTFAIGFIPSYASIGIAAPILLLLARMLQGFSTGGEYGGASTFTAEYAPDRRRGYFCSFLDFGTFIGYAIGSGVVTLMTLALSETAMLSWGWRIPFLVAGPLGLIGLYIRLKLEDTPAYQQQEEAVEAAEPPVAHPIRTTVRDHWRPLLVCMGLVLLYNVTNYMVTAYLPTYLTQELGQRAHIADMFILAAMVLVVVTITFIGRASDRYGRKVTFNIGAVGLVVLALPCFWMMRAGGVVLPLAGVLVLALLLAFFAGTSAATLPALFPTRIRYTAMAVGFNISVAAFGGTTPLVTEALVAWSGDLMVPAYYLMAAGAIGLIAIAYLPETAGLPLAGAQPQVVSSGEARELVMVTREYFTRLLPPRRKLA